Proteins from a genomic interval of Nocardioidaceae bacterium:
- a CDS encoding dienelactone hydrolase family protein, translating to MADVVLFHHVQGLTDGVRALADDIAIAGHTVHTPDLFEGRVHRSIERGLEAARETGSEVLTQRGLDAAADISARSTEPGLVYAGISFGVGIAQRLAQTTPGAQGALLLESCFPASEFGGWPDGLPGQVHGMLGDEFFAEDLPSAQALADGSGHVQLHLYEGGTHLFSDPSLDSYHPQAYAQMLGRVLAFLGGL from the coding sequence ATGGCCGACGTCGTCCTCTTCCACCACGTCCAGGGCCTCACCGACGGGGTGAGGGCCCTCGCTGACGACATCGCCATCGCGGGTCACACCGTGCACACCCCCGACCTCTTCGAGGGCCGCGTCCACCGCAGCATCGAACGCGGCCTCGAGGCAGCGCGGGAGACCGGCTCGGAGGTGCTCACCCAGCGTGGCCTCGACGCCGCGGCGGACATCTCGGCGCGCTCGACCGAACCCGGCCTCGTGTACGCCGGCATCTCCTTCGGCGTCGGCATCGCCCAACGGCTCGCGCAGACGACCCCGGGGGCCCAGGGCGCCCTGCTGCTCGAGTCGTGCTTCCCGGCCTCGGAGTTCGGCGGATGGCCCGACGGCCTCCCCGGCCAGGTCCACGGCATGCTCGGCGACGAGTTCTTCGCCGAGGACCTCCCCTCCGCCCAGGCGCTCGCCGACGGCAGCGGCCACGTGCAGCTGCACCTCTACGAGGGCGGCACGCACCTCTTCAGCGACCCCTCGCTGGACTCGTACCACCCCCAGGCGTACGCCCAGATGCTCGGTCGCGTGCTCGCGTTCCTCGGCGGGCTCTGA